The Parabacteroides timonensis sequence TATTCAACGAACTGAAGACTATCGGTGACAACCCGATCGAATATATCAAGGAACTGAACGAGCTGGCTCACCAGGAAGATCCGACACGTCCGACTACCGCTGCTAGCTTCCTGTCTTACGATAGTGACATCAGTAAGATTACCGATGTGATTGCCTGGAACCAGTATTTCGGTTGGTATGGTGGCTCCCCTTCCGATATGGGAAAATGGTTGGATGCCAATCATAAAGCACATCCGGAATATAAGATAGCTATCAGTGAATATGGGGCAGGGGCCAGCATCTATCATCAGCAGGACTCAGTGAAGCCAGGTGAGGCTTCAGGTTGGTGGCATCCCGAGAATTTCCAGACGTTCTATCATCAGGGAAACTGGGAAGCTATTGCCGAACGCCCGTTCGTATGGGGTTCCTTTATCTGGAACTTGTTTGATTTCGGGGCAGCCCATCGTACGGAAGGCGATCGTCCGGGTATCAACGACAAAGGTCTGGTAACTTTCGACCGTAAAGTGAAAAAGGATGCTTTTTATTATTATAAAGCGAACTGGAACAAAGACGATAAATTCGTTTATATCGCTAATCGCCGCCACCGTGATCGGACAACCAGGGTAACTGATATTATGGTATTCTCCAATCTACCGGAAGTGGAATTGTTTGTGAACGGAAAAAGCGTAGGTAAGCAAACACCGGATAATTATGCCACTTTTGTGTGGAAAGGTGTAAGTCTGGCAGACGGTGAAAACACAGTCGAGGCACATGCTGTACAGAAGAAAAACAGTATGTCCGATCAGGTGGTCTGGACTTGTAAATAGGAGCTTGTTTTCTACTTATATGATATCCGGATCACAAAAATGGATGGATCGATAGATTTGTAGAGAACACTTTAATGATTGTAAATGCTTGAGGAGTAAGGTGTCAGTAGATTGATGCCTTACTCTTTTTTTATAGAATGTATATAGTTCTGAGTGAACTATGTTCTTTCGGCAGAGTCGAACATAACAGACGCAAAAATAGGCTCTTGTTGGGTTTGCGGACACACAATTTAGTCTGATTGATGTGCACCAATTGTCCACAAATAGAGTTTTAACATAACAAATAATCGTATCTTTCTTCTTAGTAATCTGTTGTATAAGCCGTTTTAAGGTTAATAATTCGCAGCTAATGCTTCTTTGTTGTTTTTTTCTACCGGCATTTGGCTACAGGGTAGAAAATATGACCTGTTTTTATCCCCAAATCACCTTTCCGACCTTTTGCTTTCAACCGCTTAAGATATACGAACCATTTGACTTTTCTAAGAAATACTTTCTTTTCTTCTCTTTTTTTTGAGTTGTATTATCCTGAACCATCAACGATTAAAACAATGCGGACATTATGAATATTTAGAGATAAAGGTCTCTTCGAAAATTAGAGAACCTTTCGATCGATATACAGAAACAAACCGGATTAAGTTCACTCAGAACTATTTCTCTTTTTGCATGTGGCGGACCAAACAAAGAGTATGTACTCCAATATTTGACCGGTATTGGTGTGCGCAAACACAATTTATTCATTAACTAAATCTGGTGTTATTATGACAAAGGATTTTAATCGTTTTTATTTATCAAAGATGTTTATGGGAGCCACTATGCTCCTAACATCGGTAGGAATGGCCTCGGCCGATCCTGCAAATCCGGGGATAGAAGTTCCGGTAACCGATGTCCTGATCGCTTTGCCACAACAAGCGAGAAAGACAGTAACCGGAACAGTTGAAGACGCCATGGGCCCGATTGCCGGTGCCAACATTGTAGAAAAGGGAACAACGAATGGGACCATTACCGACATGGACGGTAAGTTTACTTTAGATGTCTCTCCGAATGCCATTTTGGTAGTATCCTTTATCGGCTACATTGAGCAGCAGATCCCAGTGGGAAACCAAACCTCTTTTACTATTCAGATTAAGGAAGACTCACAAGCTTTGGATGAAGTAGTTGTGGTTGGTTACGGTACACAGAAGAAAGTCAACCTGACCGGTTCCGTGTCTTCCGTCGATTTTGCCGATCAGGCTTTATCGCGTCCTATTACAAATGTGTCGAATGCATTGGCCGGTTTGAGTGCAGGTGTGCAGGTGATGCAAAGTTCCGGACAGCCGGGTAGCGACGGTTCAAAGATCCGTATTCGTGGTGTCGGAACGCTTAACAATCAGGACCCATTAGTGTTGATCGATGGTGTGGAAGGTGCTATGGACCTTGTTAATCCGCAAGATATCGAGTCAATCTCTGTGTTGAAGGATGCTGCTTCTTCTTCTATTTATGGATCACGTGCTGCGAACGGAGTTGTTTTGATCACAACTAAAAAAGGAAAAGCAGGAAAGTTGTCTGTATCCTATTCAGGACGTATCTCTTATGCGCAGCCAACTAACCTGATTGATCAGGTGACCAACTATGCCGACTATATGGAATGGCTGAATGAGTCGTTTGAGAATATCGGACAGCCGAATCATTTTGCTCAGAGCACGATCGATCTGTGGCGTGAAAAATCAAAAGATCCGAACGGATTGAATGAACACGGGGTTCCCAATTATATCGCTTATCCGAATACCGACTGGCAGGATGCCTTGTTCGGACACGGTTTGATTAACGATCATAATGTATCTGTGAACGGAGGAACCGAGAAATTGCGTATCTTGATGTCTGCCGGTTATCTGGATAATCCGGGGTTGGTCGACCAAACCGGTATCAGGAAATATTCCTTGCGTGCCAATATAGAAGCGGATGTTACAAAATGGTTGACTGTGGGAACCCGTACATTTGCATCTCAGGAGGATAAAGATGCGGGAAACTTCGATAATGCCAACAACTTCCTGCGTCAGACAACTCCCGGTCTGTATCCGGAATGGAACGGACAGTATGGTTATCCGGAAGCGCCGGAAGAAAGTGCGACAGCTAACAGTATCCTGGCCTTCCTTAATGCACAGGATGGTAAAAAGCAGAAGACAAACTTCAATACTACTTTGTATTCGCGTATTTCTCCGATAAAAGGATTGTCATGGGATTTTAACCTGAACTACAAACGGTATTGGGAAGACAACCAAACCTGGACGAATCCGTATGAAAAGGTTAAGTTTAGTGATGGAACGATCATGTCACCGGCTACGGAACCCTCTGAAATGAGTACTTATTTCTATAACCGTGCGGATTACAGTTATACCCTGCAGAACATTTTGCGCTATAATATAACGCTTAACAAGGATCATGACCTGGGTGCATTGGTGGGTTATGAAGAGTACTATTACAAACGTGATACCCGTAGTGCGAACAAGAAAGGGCTGATCGACTCAAGCATTCATACACCCGGATCGGCGACAGAAATGGTAAGTGTGGGTGGTGGAGCGTTCGATCGTGCCAGCCGTTCATTCTTCGGTCGTATTAATTATGCATATAAATCCAGATACCTGTTCGAAGCAAACCTGCGTCATGATGGGAATGCCCGTTATCACCGCGATTACCGTTGGGGTACTTTCCCCTCTTTCTCTGCCGCTTGGCGTATTTCGGAAGAAAGCTTCATGCTGAATACCAAAAACTGGTTGGATAACCTGAAGCTCCGTGTATCTTACGGTTCCGTAGGTAACAACGGTGGTGACGATGTGGGAGAATATGAATATCAGTCTACTTACGGCGGTAGTAAATATCCGTTCGGTGGAAAATTGATATCCGGTCTGGCTTCTACTTCCATTGCCAATTCCATGTTGTCGTGGGAAACGTCTAAAATGACCAATGTCGGTATCGACCTGAATGCGTTGAACAACCGTCTGTCTTTTACGATGGATGCGTTTGTTAAGAATACGACAGGTATCTTGTTTACACCTTCTATCTATTTGACAGCAGGTAATAAGGGGGCTCCCCGTAAGAACATTGCGGAAATGAGTACCAAAGGTGTCGAACTGTCGCTAGGATGGAAAGACCAGATCGAAGAAGTCAGCTATTCCGTTAGCGGGAACTTTTCTTACACGCCTAATAAGATAAAGAAATATAAAGGAGAATTGGTGGCCGGTTATGATGAAAACGGCGAATGGAAGAGTAATATCGGGGATGTAGCTTCCAGTACTTCCGCTGTTAATCCGGTTATTGAAGATCGCATCATGAAGGAATACTATGTTCGTAATCCTTATAAAGGTTCCGGAAAAGGATATGCAGCCGACGGAGTGAACGGTGGTCCGACAGATGGTATGATCCGTACGGAAAGCGATATGGAGTGGATGAAAGCCATGATCGATGCCGGTCATACTTTCATGCCGAATAAAACGATTTCCAAAGATAAGATCTGGTATGGTGACTATATTTATGCCGATGCCAATGGCGACGGTATCTACGGCGGTTCGGACGATAAAGAGTTTCAGGGTGTATCTTCCGATCCGAAATACAACTTCGGTTTGCAGATGTCAGCAGCCTGGAGAGGGTTCGATATTTCGATGAACTGGGCAGGTGCTGCCGGCTTTAAGTTATATTGGGGTGCTTCTACCGGTTATAATTCGCCGACTACCCGTGTAGGTGTGGCTTTGGGTACTGATATTGCCAACGACCACTATTTCTATAACCCGGAAAACCCGTCAGACCCGCGCACAAACCTGTATGCTCAATATGGTCGTCTGGTGAACGGTGAAAGTGGTTATCAGAATGTTGAAACATCTTCTTTGTATCTGTTCAACGGTAATTACCTGAAATTAAAGAACCTTACTTTCGGTTATACCTTGCCGGCCCATATCTCCAAGAAGATTTTTACGGATAACCTTCGTGTATATGTTTCTATTGAAAACGTATTCAATATAACGAAGTATCCGGGTCAGGATCCTGAACTGGGAGCATATCCGGAATATACTTCATTGAGACAATTTGCATTTGGTGCTAACATTTCATTTTAAAGCGTAGAGAGTTATGAAATTAATAAAGAATATTTGTTTATTAGGCGCTTCTATCGCTCTGCTGACAGGGTGTAACAGCGACTTGATGGATTTGACCCCGTACGACTCGATTGCGTCCGGAAACATGTGGACGACAGAGAACCTGGCCGATATGGGAGTTACAGGCATTTATAATGTGCTTCGTTCCGAGAACGTAGCCGGCGACCTGCATAAATTCGACAGTTATGGTGTTTCGGCCGATTACCGTGATGGAAATTACTCCTTATTAAGAGGTAATGCGACAACCGGCGACGGACAGTTCTCCGGTTACTGGAAAATCAATTACGAAGGGATCAGCCGCTGTAATGATGCGATAACCAATTTACCGAAGGCTCCATTGTCGGAGTCGAAGCTTGCTCGTTTGACAGCAGAGTCCAAGTTCATGCGTGCCTTCTTCTATTATCGGTTGAATATGATGTATAAAGGTGTTCCTTTGTATCTGGAGCCGGCCGAACTGGATGAACTGGTGAAAGGACGTAATACGGAAGCCGAAGTATGGGCTCAGGTCATTACCGATTTGACGGATGCGATCAATACAGCAGATCTGCCGGATAAGTATGCTACCGGTGATGCCGCTTATGGGCGTGTAACTAAAGGTGCCGCTTATGCTCTGCGTGGAAAAGTATATATGTGGATGAGCGAATGGGCGAAAGCGGAAGCCGACCTGCGTAAAGTGGGTGATCTGGGATACGGATTATTCCAGGGGGAATATAAGCAACTGTTCAAGGAAGCCAATGAGCAATGTGAGGAGATGATTTTCTCCCTGCAATGTATCGGTGAAAGCGGATACGGTAATAACTTCTCTTTCCGCTATGGTACACGTAGTTCTTTCGGTTCCTGTTGGAATACCTATCTGGTAAGCACAGACTTTGTTGAGACATACGAATGTGCGGATGGAAAGCCGTTCAACTGGGATGATTTTATACCGGGGTATAATGCGATGGATCCGGCAAAAAGATCTGTTTATTTCCTGCGTGATGAGATGACGGATGCCGAAAAGGCAAAAATGACGGAGGACGGAGCCGATCTGTCTAAATACCTGGCAACAGGCAACGAAGCCCGTATCAAAACCGCTTATGAAAACCGTGACCCTCGTTTGATGGCAACTATCATTACTCCGTATGCACAGTATTTCGGAGCCAATGGTGCGACATCCTATACCTATACGCTTCGTTGGCCGTACAGAGGCTTTGATACAGCCGATCCGTTCGACCTGAAGACAGATACTAACAACCGTTATTACTATCTGTTCCGTAAGTTTGTGGCTGAAGGTGCTTCGGAAATTCCAAACCGTGAGTATTCCCCGATCGATATACCTATTATCCGTTATGCCGATGTCGCATTGTCGCTGGCTGAATGTCTGAATGAACAGGGTAAAACGAGTGAAGCGATCGAGTGGGTGAATAAGGTTCGTGCCCGTGCCGGTGTTGCCCTATTGAACAGTAATCAGTATACGCAGGTTTCCGGTCAGGATAATATGCGCAATCGCATCCGTAACGAACGTCGTTGGGAATTTGCCGGCGAAGGTGTTAATTTCTTTGATGAAATGCGTTGGAAGACCTGGCACGAAACCAAGTTTAAGAGTGGAGCTGGCTTGAAGCAGATCTGGGGTTCTATGCAGGCTTCCTATTCATGGGGTGGTGATTACCTCTACAACTGGGCTATTCCTAGATCTGAAATTCAGATGAACAATAATCTGACTCAGAATAGTGGTTGGATAGATTGATTTTATTCTTCTGATATATATTAATGGAGGTCTTGACAATGAATCTAACGGTTCAAAGTTAAGGCCTTCTTTATTCCTTAAACACCTTGTTCTGGACAATAGATGCCTATGAATTGGACAAAAAGCCCTATTCTTTTATGATTTATCTTTCTATTTTTGTCAAAGAGATTAATACAATACCTATGAAAACACGAAAATACCAGATTCTCTTTTGCCTGTTACTCCTGGCAACCACGCATATATATGCATATGTGGAACGAAACTTATTGCAGCAATCGGCCGATGTTTCTAAATTGAAATCCGTCTTACTGATGGATCAGCAATGGGTTCCCTATCCGGATTATACCGACCGTGCCGGTTGGGATCAGTTTCTGGGTGACTACAAGGACGAGTATATCAAACGGGGAGAGAAACAACTTGATTACGAATGGAAAGTCGTAAAAGCAACCGATTATATAGAATATGAACGTAGCGGCAACCGTCGGATCATGGAAGATCCTTTCGGTAGTAATAATACAGCCCTTGCCGATCTGTTGATGGCAGAACTGGCCGAAGGAAAAGGTCGTTTTATCGACCAGCTTATCAATGGCGTCTACCAATCCTGTGAAATGACTTCCTGGGTATTGTCCGCCCATCTGAGTGCACAACACTCTACCCGTTCCTTGCCGGATTATAAAGAACACGTGATCGATCTCACTGCCGGCGACATGGGATCGTTACTTTCATGGACTTACTATTTCTTCCACTCCGAGTTTGACAAGGTAAATCCGGTTATCTCCGAACGCCTGCGCCATGAGTTGCAGGAACGTATTCTCGACACCTATATGAAAGAAGACCGCTTCTGGTGGATGGCTTTCGACTATAAACCGGGAACTTTGGTTAACAACTGGAATCCGTGGTGTAACTCGAATGCCCTGCAATGTTTCCTGTTATTGGAAAATGATAAAGAAACGTTAGCAAAAGCCGTTTACCGTACAATGGTTTCTGTCGATAAATTCATCAACTATACCCATTCCGACGGGGCTTGTGAAGAAGGGCCTTCCTATTGGGGACATGCTGCCGGAAAGATGTATGACTATCTGCAATTATTATATGACGGAACAGGTGGTAAGATCAGTCTGTTCGACCAGCCGATGATCAGAAACATGGGCGAATACATTGCCCGTTCATACGTAGGGAACGGCTGGGTGGTGAACTTTGCCGATGCTTCCGCCAAAGGGGGAGGAGACGCACCGATCGTCTTCCGCTATGGAAAAGCAGTGGGCAGCGATGTGATGATGCAGTATGCTGCTTATCTCAGCAGCCTGGCGAAGCAGAAAGCCCCTTCTTCCGGACGGGATATATTCCGCACATTGCAAAGTATTCTTTATGCCAAAGACATGGAGCAGGTAAAACCTGTCTACGAATCGCCCGCTTATACCTGGTACCCGGAAACAGAGTTCTGTTATATGACAAACAAATCCGGTCTTTTCTTCGCTGCCAAGGGAGGCTATAATAATGAAAGTCATAACCACAACGATGCCGGAACTTTCTCGCTCTACCTGCATACGACTCCGGTCTTTATCGATGCCGGCGTAGGAACGTATACCCGCCAGACGTTCAGCAGCGAACGATATACGATCTGGACCATGCAAAGCAACTATCATAACTTACCGATGATAAACGGTGTACCCCAATCATTCGGAGCAAAATATAAAGCAACGGACGTCTCTTTCAATCCAAAAAGCAGTACGTTCTCAGCCAACATCGCTACTGCTTACCCCGAAGAAGCCGGAGTCAATAAGTGGCTTCGTTCCTATACGTTGGGCAAAGGAGAATTGAAGATCAAAGACACATTCACTTTGAATGAGTTGAAAGACTTCAACTGCGTTAACTTCCTGACCTGGGGGCAAGTGGATATTGCCACTCCCGGTGTAGTCGCTATCGAAGTGAATGGTGAAAAGGTAAACCTGCAATACGACAAAAACACTTTTACTCCTTCACTCGAGACTATTACGCTGGATGATCCGCGTTTATCCAATGTGTGGGGAAAAGAGATATACCGCCTTTCTTTGACGGCAAAGAAGAAAGCCCTCTCCGGAACGTATGTGTATACAATCAAACAAAACAATAAATAAAGAAAGAATGAAAAATTGGATCGCCCTGGCTTTCTCCGCATTTCTGATCTCTTGTGGGGGAGCTCCTAAAACAGTAGAAAAAAGCTTTGTCGACGAGAATGTCGATTTTGCCCGTGCCCAGATCGGTAATGAAATAGCAGTAATCGAAGCGAGTGGTGAATGCCTTAATCCGGTGACACTGAAAGCCGATAGTTCCGTCTATTATTGTGGCTATGGTGACTGGCGCAGCGGCTTTTTTCCCGGTTCCGTCTGGTATCTGTATGAATTGAGCGGAGATACGGCTCTGCTTCCGTTGGCTCAGAAATATACATTAGCCATAGAAGAAGCTAAAAACCTGACCTGGCATCATGATATCGGCTTTATTATCAATTGTAGTTTCGGTAACGGCCTGCGCCTGACAGCCGATCCGTCTTATAAAGACGTGATGGTACAGGCTGCCAAATCGTTGTCCACCCGTTTTCGTGAAGCTCCCCAGGTGATCCAGTCGTGGAACGTGGATCGCGGATGGCAGTCGGAACGTGGCTGGGAATGTCCGGTGATCATCGATAATATGATGAACCTGGAACTGATGTTCGAAGCGACCCGTTTATCCGGCGACTCTTCTTTCTATAAAATAGCTATTGCACATGCCGACCGTACTTTGCAGGAGCATTTCCGTCCGGATGGCAGTTGCTATCATGTAATCGATTACAGTCTTAAAGACGGTTCCGTACGTCATCGCCATACCGCACAGGGATATGCGCATGAATCTGCGTGGAGCCGTGGGCAGGCCTGGGCTATCTATGGTTATGTCGTTTGCTACCGGGAGACAGGTGATCGTAAATATCTGGATCAGGCATTGAAGACATTCAACTTCATGAAGAACCATAAAGCCATGCCGGCCGACCTTATTCCTTACTGGGATATGGACGCCCCGAATATACCGAACGAACCCCGCGACGTATCTTCCGCTTCCTGTATCGCCTCTGCATTATACGAGATCAGTACGATGGATGTGGAAAACGCAGCAGATTATAAAGCCTACGCCGACGGTATAATGACTTCGCTGGCCTCTCCGGCTTACCGTGCGGCTTTAGGCACAAACGGTAACTTCCTGTTGATGCATTCGGTAGGTAGTATTCCTCACAACTCAGAAATAGATGTCCCCCTGAACTATGCCGACTACTATTTCATGGAAGCATT is a genomic window containing:
- a CDS encoding SusC/RagA family TonB-linked outer membrane protein; this translates as MTKDFNRFYLSKMFMGATMLLTSVGMASADPANPGIEVPVTDVLIALPQQARKTVTGTVEDAMGPIAGANIVEKGTTNGTITDMDGKFTLDVSPNAILVVSFIGYIEQQIPVGNQTSFTIQIKEDSQALDEVVVVGYGTQKKVNLTGSVSSVDFADQALSRPITNVSNALAGLSAGVQVMQSSGQPGSDGSKIRIRGVGTLNNQDPLVLIDGVEGAMDLVNPQDIESISVLKDAASSSIYGSRAANGVVLITTKKGKAGKLSVSYSGRISYAQPTNLIDQVTNYADYMEWLNESFENIGQPNHFAQSTIDLWREKSKDPNGLNEHGVPNYIAYPNTDWQDALFGHGLINDHNVSVNGGTEKLRILMSAGYLDNPGLVDQTGIRKYSLRANIEADVTKWLTVGTRTFASQEDKDAGNFDNANNFLRQTTPGLYPEWNGQYGYPEAPEESATANSILAFLNAQDGKKQKTNFNTTLYSRISPIKGLSWDFNLNYKRYWEDNQTWTNPYEKVKFSDGTIMSPATEPSEMSTYFYNRADYSYTLQNILRYNITLNKDHDLGALVGYEEYYYKRDTRSANKKGLIDSSIHTPGSATEMVSVGGGAFDRASRSFFGRINYAYKSRYLFEANLRHDGNARYHRDYRWGTFPSFSAAWRISEESFMLNTKNWLDNLKLRVSYGSVGNNGGDDVGEYEYQSTYGGSKYPFGGKLISGLASTSIANSMLSWETSKMTNVGIDLNALNNRLSFTMDAFVKNTTGILFTPSIYLTAGNKGAPRKNIAEMSTKGVELSLGWKDQIEEVSYSVSGNFSYTPNKIKKYKGELVAGYDENGEWKSNIGDVASSTSAVNPVIEDRIMKEYYVRNPYKGSGKGYAADGVNGGPTDGMIRTESDMEWMKAMIDAGHTFMPNKTISKDKIWYGDYIYADANGDGIYGGSDDKEFQGVSSDPKYNFGLQMSAAWRGFDISMNWAGAAGFKLYWGASTGYNSPTTRVGVALGTDIANDHYFYNPENPSDPRTNLYAQYGRLVNGESGYQNVETSSLYLFNGNYLKLKNLTFGYTLPAHISKKIFTDNLRVYVSIENVFNITKYPGQDPELGAYPEYTSLRQFAFGANISF
- a CDS encoding RagB/SusD family nutrient uptake outer membrane protein, whose product is MKLIKNICLLGASIALLTGCNSDLMDLTPYDSIASGNMWTTENLADMGVTGIYNVLRSENVAGDLHKFDSYGVSADYRDGNYSLLRGNATTGDGQFSGYWKINYEGISRCNDAITNLPKAPLSESKLARLTAESKFMRAFFYYRLNMMYKGVPLYLEPAELDELVKGRNTEAEVWAQVITDLTDAINTADLPDKYATGDAAYGRVTKGAAYALRGKVYMWMSEWAKAEADLRKVGDLGYGLFQGEYKQLFKEANEQCEEMIFSLQCIGESGYGNNFSFRYGTRSSFGSCWNTYLVSTDFVETYECADGKPFNWDDFIPGYNAMDPAKRSVYFLRDEMTDAEKAKMTEDGADLSKYLATGNEARIKTAYENRDPRLMATIITPYAQYFGANGATSYTYTLRWPYRGFDTADPFDLKTDTNNRYYYLFRKFVAEGASEIPNREYSPIDIPIIRYADVALSLAECLNEQGKTSEAIEWVNKVRARAGVALLNSNQYTQVSGQDNMRNRIRNERRWEFAGEGVNFFDEMRWKTWHETKFKSGAGLKQIWGSMQASYSWGGDYLYNWAIPRSEIQMNNNLTQNSGWID
- a CDS encoding heparinase II/III domain-containing protein; protein product: MKTRKYQILFCLLLLATTHIYAYVERNLLQQSADVSKLKSVLLMDQQWVPYPDYTDRAGWDQFLGDYKDEYIKRGEKQLDYEWKVVKATDYIEYERSGNRRIMEDPFGSNNTALADLLMAELAEGKGRFIDQLINGVYQSCEMTSWVLSAHLSAQHSTRSLPDYKEHVIDLTAGDMGSLLSWTYYFFHSEFDKVNPVISERLRHELQERILDTYMKEDRFWWMAFDYKPGTLVNNWNPWCNSNALQCFLLLENDKETLAKAVYRTMVSVDKFINYTHSDGACEEGPSYWGHAAGKMYDYLQLLYDGTGGKISLFDQPMIRNMGEYIARSYVGNGWVVNFADASAKGGGDAPIVFRYGKAVGSDVMMQYAAYLSSLAKQKAPSSGRDIFRTLQSILYAKDMEQVKPVYESPAYTWYPETEFCYMTNKSGLFFAAKGGYNNESHNHNDAGTFSLYLHTTPVFIDAGVGTYTRQTFSSERYTIWTMQSNYHNLPMINGVPQSFGAKYKATDVSFNPKSSTFSANIATAYPEEAGVNKWLRSYTLGKGELKIKDTFTLNELKDFNCVNFLTWGQVDIATPGVVAIEVNGEKVNLQYDKNTFTPSLETITLDDPRLSNVWGKEIYRLSLTAKKKALSGTYVYTIKQNNK
- a CDS encoding glycoside hydrolase family 88 protein gives rise to the protein MKNWIALAFSAFLISCGGAPKTVEKSFVDENVDFARAQIGNEIAVIEASGECLNPVTLKADSSVYYCGYGDWRSGFFPGSVWYLYELSGDTALLPLAQKYTLAIEEAKNLTWHHDIGFIINCSFGNGLRLTADPSYKDVMVQAAKSLSTRFREAPQVIQSWNVDRGWQSERGWECPVIIDNMMNLELMFEATRLSGDSSFYKIAIAHADRTLQEHFRPDGSCYHVIDYSLKDGSVRHRHTAQGYAHESAWSRGQAWAIYGYVVCYRETGDRKYLDQALKTFNFMKNHKAMPADLIPYWDMDAPNIPNEPRDVSSASCIASALYEISTMDVENAADYKAYADGIMTSLASPAYRAALGTNGNFLLMHSVGSIPHNSEIDVPLNYADYYFMEALKRKQDIEAK